agggagctcaggagattactacatacagatatatacagacaccactagaggaagctcaggagattactacatacagatatatacagtcaccactaaagggagctcaggagattactgcatacagataaatacagccgccattagagggagctcaggagattactgcatacagataaatacagccaccactagagggagctcaggagactaCTACTtacagatgtatacagccaccactagggggagctcaggagactaCTACTtacagatgtatacagccaccactagggggagctcaggagcttatttCTGATCATTTATACAGTACACTGAAATCAATAGTTCTGTATGCAAAATTCATATACGCATCCTTCTGTGGTGTATACAGGTAGTTCAAATTTTAAAGTAGGAGTACTTGATGCTCTATATAAGAAATATTGGACCCCTATTACTATAAGAATATTTTGGTATCATGGGTTTTACATAAAATGTCTAACTAAGATTTTTTTGTAATGACTGCAGCATTATTATAGCAATAAAATACTGTGAGTAATAAATAGAATCAAAGTAACATCATGACTtccaatattttttaatttaagaGTATCTGTCACCTCTCATGACATGTGGTAAATTATCGTATTGTCAACACTATAACAATTTGGGGGAAAAATTCTCAGAACTCTGCCCTCTTCCTtggttatttctactagaaaaaACCTTGATGCTGCCAGTTGGGGGTATGTCTTTGCATACTCTACATTGTCAGATCAGTGCAGACAATGTCAACAGGAGCGTTGCAGTCCAGTGTTCAATATATTCATTCATACACaactcaaagtaaaaaaaaaaaaaagacctagaATTGCTACTTCATGGGCCATCCGATGAtttcctaaaacagacatgtcaagagGGACGGCAGGTCTTGGTTCTACCATTTCTATGGTCTTGGGGCAAACAACCAGTGTCTGTTCAGTGTTCAGTCAACCTGAGTAACTTACATCGGGCTAGATTAAAGATATTTACCAACAGAAATAATCTATGAGCAAGTTCTAAGTCAATATGCGGGTTCCCCCATCATTAAGCTAGAGTGATGAGGACTAAAAAAAGGAGAACTGTGTAATACCGAAATCCCCCCTGTGATGTGACTGTGATGAGATCAAACCATAGATTTCTGAACCTTTAAATAACATAGCGCTAAGAAACATTGTTACCGATGGTCTTTTCGAGTTGTTTAGTCCAGTCATTCAGTGTATAAGAATGTAATCGAAGTTCAGATATGAAGGTGATCAGTTAGACCACATGGGAGTCAGAGGTGGACTTGGTCTTGTTCTGGAGGTCTTTTTGTAATGAGTCTTCATTGAAAGCTTTCTCGAATATTGAATGGAAGGAACCCCAGAATTTTTTCTTAAAGTCCCGGCCAATAAAAACATAGAGAAAAGGATTGATGCAGCTGTTTATGAAAGCCAAGCTGGAGGTGAGAGGAGCGCCAATACGAAATACATTGGGTGAAAAATTACCTGCATGCAATTCCATCAAGGAGATAACATGATAAGGAAACCAACAGACGAAGAAGGAAATGATCACAGCGATGATGACTTTGAAGGGCTTGGTGGACGTGGTCATGTGATTTCTTTGGATACGTAGAGCAATTATGGAATAAGAAGAGACAATGACAATAAAAGGGATCACAAATCCCACGAGGAATCTGGTTATAATTGTCCCTTTCTGACGGGACTTGCCAATGGGCGATAACTCTTCGATCTCAGGATCAAGCTCAAAGTCGTTAAAGCAACCAAAGCTGCCGTCATAATATTGAACGGTGTTTCGAAATATAAAGTATGGGAGGCTAAATATAATAGCCAGGACCCAAACTCCGATGACAACAAATAAAGCCAGTTTTGGCGTTCTGTGGTTTTGACACCAAACAGGAAAGATGACAGAGATACAACAATCTATACTGATGATGGTGAGCAGGAAGACGCTGGCAAACAGATTGATGAAAGCCACCGAACTATTCAACTTGCACATGAATGCCCCAAAGATCCATTCGAAATCATAAGCCAAGTAGATTATGCTCAAGGGGAGAAATAATGTGAAGGTGAAGTCAGCGATTGATAAATTAAGGAACCAAATGACATTGACCGTCTTTTTCATCTTGAAGATTGTGAACCAGAGGACCAGGCCATTTCCACTAGTCCCAAGTACAAAGGCCAAAGAGTAGACAAACAAAGCGAAGTAATTCTCAGGGGACTGTCCATAGTCTTCATAGTAGTCAGTTGTATTGCCAGAAGTGTGGTCCGGGGGTGTAACGTTGAAGGTTGGATACAACGTGATGTTCTCCATGACTTTCCTGGTAAATGGTAGAACAGAACTTTATAAAAAGCtgcaaatacaaaaacaaaaaatggttaCAAAGAATAATTAAAATTACAATGTTTCCTTTCATTT
The Bufo gargarizans isolate SCDJY-AF-19 chromosome 2, ASM1485885v1, whole genome shotgun sequence genome window above contains:
- the LOC122929147 gene encoding chemokine-like receptor 1, encoding MENITLYPTFNVTPPDHTSGNTTDYYEDYGQSPENYFALFVYSLAFVLGTSGNGLVLWFTIFKMKKTVNVIWFLNLSIADFTFTLFLPLSIIYLAYDFEWIFGAFMCKLNSSVAFINLFASVFLLTIISIDCCISVIFPVWCQNHRTPKLALFVVIGVWVLAIIFSLPYFIFRNTVQYYDGSFGCFNDFELDPEIEELSPIGKSRQKGTIITRFLVGFVIPFIVIVSSYSIIALRIQRNHMTTSTKPFKVIIAVIISFFVCWFPYHVISLMELHAGNFSPNVFRIGAPLTSSLAFINSCINPFLYVFIGRDFKKKFWGSFHSIFEKAFNEDSLQKDLQNKTKSTSDSHVV